A single region of the Malus sylvestris chromosome 8, drMalSylv7.2, whole genome shotgun sequence genome encodes:
- the LOC126631089 gene encoding uncharacterized protein LOC126631089 isoform X2 has translation MTDVPDAYKFHCLKVIGNRWRDWKCRVKQRWYDAYLTDEQRLSFTPPQVTTDQWKTLVKYWGLPNIKEYSEANKANRAHGGAPHRTGRTSFAQLKHEMREKGEKTDRLSMFIKTRTKKTKNDDRDLFDEESGHIINQFNQCLEEREEHEQDEDYREEVFTRVMGPDAYGRVRMYGTGITPSQVFCQSSRSSNVNEDTIREEVERQYKTKIDDLKAKHESEIEDLRSKYSEVSSKLHLVMTHIGFHVNTSPSGSGQAPNTSSHLQETYGSNEQQPQLDPEP, from the exons ATGACAG ATGTCCCTGatgcatataaatttcattGCTTAAAGGTTATTGGCAATAGATGGAGGGATTGGAAGTGTCGGGTTAAGCAAAGATGGTATGACGCATACTTGACCGATGAACAACGATTATCCTTCACTCCTCCTCAAGTCACTACAGATCAATGGAAGACACTAGTAAAGTATTGGGGCCTCCCTAATATAAAG GAATATTCTGAGGCAAATAAGGCTAATCGTGCACATGGAGGTGCTCCTCATCGGACTGGTCGTACTTCATTTGCTCAATTGAAACATGAG atgagagagaagggagagaaaacGGATCGGTTGAGcatgtttataaaaacaagaacaaagaaaacaaagaatgatgaCAGAGACCTTTTCGATGAGGAAAGTGGCCACATTATT AATCAATTTAATCAATGCTTGGAAGAAAGGGAAGAGCATGAGCAAGACGAGGATTATCGAGAGGAGGTGTTTACTAGAGTTATGGGACCTGATGCATATGGACGTGTTCGCATGTATGGAACAGGTATAACTCCATCTCAAGTGTTTTGTCAAAGTTCAAGATCTTCCAATGTTAATGAGGACACCATACGAGAAGAGGTAGAAAGACAATATAAGACTAAGATAGATGATCTTAAGGCTAAgcatgaatctgaaattgaAGATCTCCGATCCAAGTATAGTGAAGTCAGTTCGAAACTCCATCTCGTGATGACTCATATTGGTTTCCATGTTAACACATCACCAAGTGGAAGTGGACAG GCTCCAAATACATCAAGCCATCTACAAGAAACATATGGGAGTAATGAGCAACAACCTCAGTTAGACCCAGAACCATAG
- the LOC126631089 gene encoding uncharacterized protein LOC126631089 isoform X1 produces the protein MPDHVLDDIWKEVTDNTDVPDAYKFHCLKVIGNRWRDWKCRVKQRWYDAYLTDEQRLSFTPPQVTTDQWKTLVKYWGLPNIKEYSEANKANRAHGGAPHRTGRTSFAQLKHEMREKGEKTDRLSMFIKTRTKKTKNDDRDLFDEESGHIINQFNQCLEEREEHEQDEDYREEVFTRVMGPDAYGRVRMYGTGITPSQVFCQSSRSSNVNEDTIREEVERQYKTKIDDLKAKHESEIEDLRSKYSEVSSKLHLVMTHIGFHVNTSPSGSGQAPNTSSHLQETYGSNEQQPQLDPEP, from the exons ATGCCTGATCATGTATTAGATGATATTTGGAAAGAAGTCACG GATAACACAGATGTCCCTGatgcatataaatttcattGCTTAAAGGTTATTGGCAATAGATGGAGGGATTGGAAGTGTCGGGTTAAGCAAAGATGGTATGACGCATACTTGACCGATGAACAACGATTATCCTTCACTCCTCCTCAAGTCACTACAGATCAATGGAAGACACTAGTAAAGTATTGGGGCCTCCCTAATATAAAG GAATATTCTGAGGCAAATAAGGCTAATCGTGCACATGGAGGTGCTCCTCATCGGACTGGTCGTACTTCATTTGCTCAATTGAAACATGAG atgagagagaagggagagaaaacGGATCGGTTGAGcatgtttataaaaacaagaacaaagaaaacaaagaatgatgaCAGAGACCTTTTCGATGAGGAAAGTGGCCACATTATT AATCAATTTAATCAATGCTTGGAAGAAAGGGAAGAGCATGAGCAAGACGAGGATTATCGAGAGGAGGTGTTTACTAGAGTTATGGGACCTGATGCATATGGACGTGTTCGCATGTATGGAACAGGTATAACTCCATCTCAAGTGTTTTGTCAAAGTTCAAGATCTTCCAATGTTAATGAGGACACCATACGAGAAGAGGTAGAAAGACAATATAAGACTAAGATAGATGATCTTAAGGCTAAgcatgaatctgaaattgaAGATCTCCGATCCAAGTATAGTGAAGTCAGTTCGAAACTCCATCTCGTGATGACTCATATTGGTTTCCATGTTAACACATCACCAAGTGGAAGTGGACAG GCTCCAAATACATCAAGCCATCTACAAGAAACATATGGGAGTAATGAGCAACAACCTCAGTTAGACCCAGAACCATAG